In Desulfomonile tiedjei DSM 6799, a genomic segment contains:
- a CDS encoding MASE3 domain-containing protein, translating into MTLEHYPRHMDMGEEEQQRSLWLNAVFAVSLFVALYLTSVYNYLLFHSLAELFSIVVAFGIFVVAWNSRTFINNNYLLFLGIAYLFVGGLDLLHMLDYKGMDLFTTNDAESPTQLWIAARYLQSICLLSAPMLFGRRLRIDTTIGLFTLVFALLLASIYTWEVFPTCWEQGIGLTVFKKASEYIICFILLGAIAALYTQRSQFDSGVFRLIVSSIAVTIISEFTFTLYTSVEGLTNLLGHCFKIMAFYLMYRAIVETGFRKPYELLFLEIKREQEALRRSARRYRSLYSKTPAMLHSIDHNARIVSVSDYWLEKLGYTTSEVLGKSAADFLSEESRREALEVHLPNFFEQGLLKDIPYQYVKKNGQLIDVLFSAIKVDDFGENPERSLAVAVDVTERNKAVAALAKAHAELEMRVEARTSDLKKANDMLLEEIAERQRTEENLIRLSRRLEALRQFDQVLARTKDETVLLDEACRIIVETGQYSMAWIAFMKHDAPSTINLAAHAGLHEKSVPDFGELLHGTDATHDPVINAMRSGTTLILKDIGNDASLKHWSGSILEEDFLSLIILPLTIEHRTIGGLAIYSSHPDAYSNEEVDHLCHLAGDLVFGLTSIRARMLHEIAERELIASEARYRAVVEDQTELICRYAPNYVITFVNESFCRQFSKDRQDLIGTKVFELVAEIDRDQLRSHLESLNIDSLIRTQEHRVMLPDGEIRWHRWTNRAILDEEGTVVEYQSVGFDITDRKLAEEGLAQRTRELGEKVRQLNCLYGLTKLLETPGISEEIFFQVIVQMIPTALRDPQNSWARVVLNGREFQSHHFGTDGHRLARDILVSGAKAGSLELYCISDENQNDGERFLAGEHVLADELAHRLGRILERSEAEEALRASEERFRTIFEGAVDFVFCKDASLRYTHVNPAVERLFGIPASEFIGKKIEDIFEPQDAAHIQDADARVLQGESVEGEYAIKVNDELMIFHEIRAPMRNRSGDVVGLCGISRDVTDWRVSESTSVPLARQYPSEAMKATLMNARVAAAKDATIVLLGESGSGKDYLARYIHDHSKRAGGPFFGVNCAAVAHELAESELFGYERGAFTGAHGRKRGLLELAEGGTLLLNEIGELSMALQAKLLTFLDTRQFTRVGGEKSITVNARIIAATNRDLAKEVSAGRFRKDLYYRLSVISIVVPPLRERRDDIPILAGEILSQLAVEMQLAQIPMLRSSLVASLAEYDWPGNVRELRNVLERALILWDGRRFDIDIPAENSQSQDLALKLNYHGRTLHDVTEEITRIMCIHALKQSRGNKKDAAKLLGIARDSLYRYLKQFGIRSDVEEGKSHDWN; encoded by the coding sequence GTGACTCTCGAACATTATCCAAGACACATGGACATGGGTGAAGAGGAGCAGCAAAGATCTTTATGGTTAAATGCCGTCTTTGCTGTCTCACTCTTCGTGGCTCTATACCTGACGAGCGTTTACAATTATCTCCTGTTCCACAGTCTAGCCGAACTATTTAGTATCGTGGTCGCTTTCGGCATTTTCGTCGTAGCGTGGAACTCCCGTACATTCATCAACAACAATTATCTACTTTTCCTCGGCATTGCATACCTTTTCGTCGGCGGCCTGGATTTGCTCCACATGCTTGACTACAAGGGAATGGACCTTTTCACAACAAATGACGCGGAATCGCCGACCCAACTCTGGATAGCCGCCAGATACCTCCAGAGCATCTGTCTTCTCTCGGCTCCGATGCTTTTCGGCCGCAGACTGCGAATTGACACGACCATAGGACTGTTTACTCTCGTTTTCGCTCTATTGCTTGCCTCTATCTACACCTGGGAGGTTTTCCCGACATGCTGGGAACAGGGTATCGGTCTTACCGTTTTCAAAAAAGCCAGCGAATACATCATCTGTTTCATATTGCTCGGTGCCATAGCAGCTCTTTACACGCAGCGGAGCCAATTCGATAGTGGCGTATTTCGGTTGATCGTGTCCTCTATTGCCGTTACCATTATTTCGGAATTCACCTTTACCCTCTATACGAGCGTTGAGGGGCTCACCAATCTCCTTGGCCACTGTTTCAAAATAATGGCTTTTTACTTGATGTACCGGGCCATTGTTGAGACTGGTTTCAGAAAACCTTATGAGCTTTTGTTTCTTGAGATTAAACGGGAACAAGAAGCATTGAGACGGAGTGCTCGACGATATCGTTCCCTGTACAGCAAGACCCCGGCAATGCTGCACTCCATAGATCATAATGCCCGCATTGTGAGTGTGAGCGATTACTGGCTCGAAAAGCTCGGGTACACAACGAGCGAGGTTCTCGGCAAGAGTGCCGCAGACTTTTTATCCGAGGAATCCCGTCGAGAGGCATTGGAAGTCCACCTGCCCAATTTCTTTGAGCAAGGCTTACTCAAAGATATTCCTTACCAGTATGTGAAGAAGAACGGCCAACTCATCGATGTGCTTTTCTCAGCAATCAAGGTCGATGACTTTGGTGAAAATCCCGAGCGATCTCTAGCCGTCGCAGTGGACGTGACGGAACGAAACAAAGCTGTGGCGGCTCTCGCAAAAGCCCATGCAGAGTTGGAGATGAGAGTCGAGGCTCGTACGTCGGATTTGAAAAAGGCCAATGACATGCTCCTCGAGGAAATCGCCGAGCGCCAACGCACTGAAGAAAACCTGATTCGTCTCTCTCGCAGGCTCGAAGCGTTGCGCCAATTCGATCAAGTCCTGGCCCGCACTAAAGACGAGACCGTTCTTCTTGATGAAGCTTGTAGAATCATTGTGGAGACAGGCCAATATTCCATGGCGTGGATCGCATTCATGAAACATGATGCCCCCAGCACAATCAACTTGGCAGCACATGCCGGTTTGCACGAGAAGAGCGTTCCCGATTTCGGTGAACTCCTGCATGGTACGGATGCAACTCACGATCCTGTCATCAATGCAATGCGCTCAGGCACCACACTTATCTTGAAGGATATCGGCAATGACGCGTCCCTCAAGCATTGGAGTGGATCCATCCTGGAGGAAGACTTTCTGTCGCTGATTATTCTTCCGCTCACGATCGAGCACCGGACTATAGGCGGATTAGCAATCTACTCAAGCCATCCCGATGCTTATAGCAATGAGGAAGTGGATCATTTATGTCACTTGGCAGGAGACCTAGTATTCGGCCTGACGTCGATACGAGCTCGAATGCTCCACGAGATCGCGGAACGGGAGTTAATTGCCAGTGAAGCACGATATCGTGCTGTTGTGGAAGACCAGACGGAGTTAATCTGCCGTTACGCTCCGAATTACGTTATTACTTTTGTAAATGAGTCCTTTTGCAGACAATTTTCGAAAGATCGCCAGGACCTGATCGGGACAAAAGTGTTTGAACTCGTTGCAGAGATTGACCGGGATCAACTCAGGAGTCATCTGGAATCTTTAAACATTGACTCTCTTATCCGTACTCAGGAGCATCGAGTCATGTTGCCGGACGGAGAGATCCGCTGGCACCGGTGGACCAACCGGGCGATACTGGATGAAGAAGGAACTGTTGTCGAGTATCAGTCAGTAGGATTTGATATTACCGATCGAAAGCTGGCGGAAGAAGGATTGGCTCAGCGAACGCGCGAACTCGGAGAGAAGGTGAGACAACTGAATTGTCTCTACGGCTTGACCAAGCTTCTTGAGACTCCCGGGATTTCCGAGGAAATCTTTTTTCAAGTGATTGTCCAGATGATTCCAACAGCCTTAAGGGACCCGCAAAATAGCTGGGCTCGCGTCGTTCTCAACGGTCGTGAATTCCAGAGTCACCACTTCGGAACAGACGGTCACAGGCTTGCCAGAGACATCCTGGTCTCCGGTGCCAAGGCCGGTTCTCTGGAACTTTATTGTATTTCAGATGAAAACCAGAACGATGGGGAAAGGTTCCTTGCGGGGGAGCATGTACTCGCCGACGAGCTGGCACATAGGCTGGGCCGGATTCTGGAACGTTCCGAGGCTGAGGAAGCTCTCAGAGCGAGTGAGGAGCGCTTTAGAACCATATTCGAAGGCGCTGTAGATTTTGTATTCTGTAAAGATGCCAGTCTGAGGTACACGCATGTGAACCCTGCCGTGGAACGATTGTTCGGAATCCCGGCTTCAGAATTTATCGGAAAGAAAATCGAGGATATCTTTGAGCCTCAGGACGCGGCTCACATTCAGGATGCGGATGCTCGAGTTCTTCAGGGGGAATCGGTTGAGGGAGAATACGCCATTAAAGTGAACGACGAGCTTATGATTTTTCACGAAATACGCGCTCCCATGCGAAACCGCTCGGGAGACGTTGTCGGCCTTTGCGGCATATCCCGCGATGTCACCGATTGGAGAGTGAGCGAGTCTACCTCCGTACCCCTCGCCCGGCAATATCCGTCCGAAGCAATGAAAGCGACACTTATGAACGCTCGTGTCGCTGCTGCAAAAGATGCAACCATAGTTCTCCTGGGCGAAAGCGGGAGTGGCAAGGATTATCTTGCTCGTTACATTCACGACCACTCGAAACGAGCCGGGGGTCCGTTCTTTGGCGTTAACTGCGCTGCGGTTGCCCATGAACTTGCGGAATCGGAATTGTTCGGATATGAGCGAGGAGCATTCACAGGGGCTCACGGTCGAAAACGCGGACTTCTGGAGCTTGCTGAAGGTGGAACACTTCTGCTCAACGAAATTGGAGAGCTTTCTATGGCGCTACAAGCTAAGCTCCTCACCTTTCTTGACACGAGGCAATTCACTCGGGTGGGAGGAGAAAAGAGTATCACCGTGAATGCTCGCATTATTGCCGCTACGAACAGAGATTTGGCCAAAGAAGTCTCTGCAGGACGTTTTCGAAAGGATCTCTATTACCGACTCAGCGTGATATCAATAGTCGTTCCGCCTCTGAGGGAGAGACGTGATGACATTCCCATACTTGCTGGGGAGATTCTTTCCCAACTGGCTGTAGAAATGCAACTTGCTCAAATTCCGATGCTGCGCTCATCGCTTGTTGCTTCCCTCGCCGAATACGATTGGCCCGGTAATGTAAGAGAATTGCGGAATGTTTTGGAACGGGCATTAATACTATGGGACGGAAGGCGCTTTGATATCGATATTCCGGCTGAAAACTCACAGAGTCAGGATCTGGCGCTAAAATTGAACTATCACGGGCGAACTCTTCACGATGTCACCGAGGAAATCACTCGCATCATGTGCATACACGCTTTGAAGCAATCCCGTGGAAATAAAAAGGATGCGGCAAAACTCCTTGGGATTGCGCGCGACTCACTGTATCGATATCTCAAGCAGTTTGGAATCCGGTCCGATGTCGAAGAAGGGAAGAGTCATGACTGGAATTGA
- a CDS encoding 4-hydroxyphenylacetate 3-hydroxylase family protein: MRTKEQYIAGLNKLGRNLYYKGEKIGRDHEDLIPSVDVIGATFEAARNPEIEDLCTAVSHLTGDKINRFCHVHQDTNDLHKKQDMTRALCQRTGYCVGRCMGVDALNAINAVSYEADRGNKGETGYHGNFLKWLEYFQKNDLVGSCAQTDAKGERLKRPSKQIDPDAYLRVVEKKRDGIVVRGCKVHITFAAVADEILVLPTRALTPEEGDYAVAFAVPGDHEGVKQVVHPHNFRKRQRLARGFNWGAADSYVIFDDVLVPWERVFLCGEHQHGGICALLFALFHRHSYSGCKPAVGDILLGLASLVSEVNGIEKADHVREHLAELITIAELGYAAGYTASSLGKPELFIPGVGVRRYGPGSYIPNSIYANVGRCLTGDSVYHEQEILCKLAGGMPATFPFEQDLFNEDLKPLLDKYIRRNPNIPVEEQIKFWLFFTDFACSAAGAVFNYAGVHGGGSPIMEQIAITSQFDITSRKNIVKRLAGMKID; the protein is encoded by the coding sequence ATGCGAACCAAGGAGCAGTACATAGCAGGGCTGAACAAACTGGGGAGGAACCTGTACTACAAGGGAGAGAAGATCGGTCGCGATCACGAAGACCTCATCCCCTCTGTAGACGTTATCGGGGCCACATTTGAAGCGGCTCGGAATCCCGAGATCGAAGATCTGTGCACCGCAGTCTCTCACCTCACAGGCGACAAGATCAACCGCTTCTGCCATGTGCATCAAGACACAAACGATCTTCATAAGAAGCAGGATATGACTCGCGCTTTATGCCAGAGAACGGGCTACTGCGTGGGCAGATGCATGGGAGTTGATGCTCTGAATGCTATTAACGCAGTTTCCTATGAAGCGGATCGAGGCAACAAAGGAGAGACAGGCTATCACGGGAATTTTCTGAAATGGCTGGAATATTTTCAGAAGAACGACCTTGTCGGATCCTGTGCTCAGACCGATGCCAAAGGCGAGCGTTTGAAACGGCCTTCCAAGCAGATCGACCCTGATGCTTACCTGCGGGTTGTGGAGAAGAAGAGAGACGGCATTGTGGTCAGGGGTTGCAAGGTGCACATCACCTTTGCGGCCGTGGCTGACGAGATTCTTGTTCTCCCTACGCGGGCGCTCACTCCGGAAGAAGGGGATTATGCAGTAGCGTTTGCTGTTCCCGGGGATCACGAGGGCGTCAAACAAGTAGTCCATCCGCACAATTTCCGGAAGCGTCAGCGCCTAGCCCGAGGTTTCAACTGGGGGGCTGCCGATTCGTACGTGATTTTTGACGATGTCCTTGTTCCCTGGGAGCGAGTATTTCTCTGTGGAGAGCATCAGCACGGGGGCATCTGTGCGCTGCTGTTTGCCTTATTTCATCGCCACAGCTATTCCGGATGCAAACCTGCGGTCGGTGACATCCTCCTGGGGCTCGCCTCTCTTGTTTCCGAAGTCAATGGCATTGAAAAAGCCGACCATGTCCGGGAACATCTCGCGGAACTCATAACGATTGCCGAATTAGGATATGCTGCCGGGTACACCGCTTCCTCGTTGGGAAAACCCGAGCTGTTCATTCCGGGCGTCGGTGTGCGTCGGTACGGTCCAGGTTCGTACATCCCCAATTCCATATATGCAAACGTGGGGCGATGCCTGACAGGAGATTCTGTCTACCATGAGCAGGAAATCCTGTGCAAACTTGCAGGAGGAATGCCCGCGACATTTCCCTTCGAGCAGGATCTGTTCAATGAAGATCTCAAACCTCTTCTGGATAAGTACATAAGGCGCAACCCGAACATTCCCGTAGAGGAGCAAATCAAGTTCTGGCTATTCTTTACAGATTTTGCTTGCTCTGCAGCCGGAGCGGTTTTCAATTATGCCGGCGTTCATGGAGGAGGTTCACCGATTATGGAACAGATAGCCATTACTTCACAATTCGATATCACTTCCAGGAAGAATATCGTCAAGCGCTTGGCCGGAATGAAAATAGATTGA
- a CDS encoding crotonase/enoyl-CoA hydratase family protein, whose amino-acid sequence MDVVIEKNGSVWTIIMNRPDRKNAVDRNMADRLADAFRSFEADSHALVSVLWGAGGCFCAGADLKALARGDRNRLNTDMTADGPMGPTRMRLSKPVIAAVSGFAVAGGLELACWCDLRVLEKDAVLGVYCRRFGVPLIDGGTQRLPRLIGLSRAMDMILTGRSVSAEEALSMGLANYVVETGKSREEAENLANRIARYPNRCLRSDREAAYRGFDLPFDQAMDLEFRLGLQVIESGESEQGAVKFSQKQEDAKRFF is encoded by the coding sequence ATGGATGTTGTGATCGAAAAGAACGGGTCCGTTTGGACCATTATAATGAACCGTCCGGATCGTAAGAATGCTGTGGACAGAAACATGGCAGATCGGCTTGCAGATGCTTTTCGGTCGTTTGAAGCCGACAGCCATGCACTGGTATCGGTTCTCTGGGGAGCAGGAGGCTGTTTTTGCGCTGGAGCCGATCTAAAAGCTCTGGCTCGTGGCGATAGGAATCGGCTGAATACTGATATGACTGCAGACGGCCCTATGGGGCCGACCCGTATGCGTCTTTCCAAACCGGTCATTGCAGCCGTATCCGGTTTTGCCGTGGCCGGTGGTTTGGAGCTTGCGTGTTGGTGCGATCTGAGGGTCCTGGAAAAGGACGCTGTTCTGGGAGTGTACTGTCGCAGGTTTGGCGTTCCTTTGATAGATGGGGGCACTCAAAGACTTCCTCGTCTCATTGGACTGAGTCGGGCTATGGACATGATTCTCACAGGCAGATCCGTGAGCGCTGAAGAGGCCCTGTCAATGGGATTGGCTAATTACGTGGTGGAAACGGGGAAATCCCGTGAAGAGGCTGAAAATCTTGCCAACAGGATTGCTCGGTACCCGAACCGGTGCCTCAGAAGCGACCGGGAGGCAGCGTATCGTGGCTTCGATTTACCATTCGACCAGGCCATGGATCTTGAATTCCGTTTGGGATTACAGGTGATCGAGAGTGGAGAGAGCGAACAAGGAGCCGTGAAGTTTTCTCAGAAACAGGAAGATGCGAAACGCTTCTTCTGA
- a CDS encoding TlpA family protein disulfide reductase has protein sequence MFHRKLFIFCMILSLGTVTGTAIGSRGPDRISNIHIFSRPDPAREMQLQDIHGKSVALSRLRGKIVILNFWKIDCPPCSMEKPVLERIYRKYASRGLEIVAVNLFDHKDDLRAYGQRGRFSFTLAYDPAQQFTTKRFAVGSGTQTTFIVNQHSQAIYEVSGVPTTYVIDRNGKVVANAVGMVNWEDPEESAFLESLLQPGATTVAAESVQSPELPGRHLSGDEVTYPERLAQMESDNADVFQQTQYRDSEPFPPVMAQQGPVQNPTMPSVTGIQPPQSPPPVRVAPPQQDTEKAQGTKRRLSTKQAKTPAPVPSGSRKPVPYQPGTAQNQPPVQTGVQSGSLPPLPAAIPYTPPRGQRPPAPPLVPDANGTVTARIPGGSGTPEYGSSLPPAQPLGGNPIGNFILDSFGHPSQTSQSASPRPIGVAQPPAQERTQQPASQQPAGVIQQIGQDFQNLGAGIRDTFSRIWPGR, from the coding sequence ATGTTTCATCGAAAGCTCTTTATATTCTGTATGATCCTGTCCTTAGGCACGGTCACAGGTACAGCTATCGGATCACGCGGTCCGGATCGGATTTCCAACATTCACATATTTTCCAGACCTGACCCTGCCAGAGAAATGCAGTTGCAGGATATACACGGCAAGTCCGTTGCGCTATCAAGACTCCGAGGAAAAATCGTTATCCTCAATTTTTGGAAAATTGATTGTCCTCCTTGTTCCATGGAAAAACCGGTTCTCGAACGGATTTATCGAAAATATGCATCTCGTGGCCTCGAAATCGTTGCAGTGAACCTTTTCGATCATAAGGACGATCTTCGAGCGTATGGGCAAAGGGGCCGCTTCAGCTTTACTCTGGCATACGATCCTGCTCAACAATTCACGACCAAGAGATTTGCCGTCGGATCCGGGACGCAGACAACGTTTATTGTGAATCAGCATTCACAGGCTATTTATGAAGTGTCCGGAGTGCCGACCACTTATGTAATTGACCGAAACGGAAAAGTTGTAGCCAATGCCGTAGGAATGGTGAACTGGGAAGATCCCGAGGAGAGCGCTTTTCTGGAATCATTGTTACAACCGGGAGCCACAACTGTTGCCGCTGAATCTGTTCAGTCTCCGGAGCTCCCGGGCAGGCATCTTTCCGGAGATGAAGTCACGTACCCGGAGCGACTTGCGCAAATGGAGTCGGATAATGCCGACGTGTTCCAGCAAACGCAGTATCGTGATTCGGAACCCTTTCCACCGGTTATGGCCCAACAGGGTCCGGTGCAGAATCCCACGATGCCATCCGTTACCGGCATACAGCCGCCCCAATCTCCACCCCCTGTCAGAGTTGCTCCTCCTCAGCAAGATACTGAAAAAGCGCAGGGAACGAAGCGCAGGTTGAGCACAAAACAGGCAAAAACTCCTGCTCCGGTGCCGTCCGGATCGAGGAAACCCGTGCCTTATCAGCCGGGAACTGCTCAGAATCAGCCTCCGGTGCAGACAGGGGTTCAGAGCGGATCGTTACCACCGCTGCCAGCCGCAATACCGTACACACCTCCACGAGGCCAAAGACCTCCAGCCCCTCCCCTTGTCCCGGATGCTAATGGAACAGTAACGGCACGAATTCCCGGTGGTTCCGGAACTCCGGAATATGGATCTTCTCTGCCTCCCGCTCAGCCATTAGGCGGAAATCCCATAGGGAACTTCATTCTGGACTCGTTCGGCCATCCCTCCCAGACGTCTCAATCAGCTTCTCCAAGACCTATAGGCGTTGCGCAGCCACCAGCTCAAGAACGTACTCAGCAGCCTGCCAGTCAGCAGCCTGCTGGAGTTATTCAACAGATAGGACAGGATTTTCAGAACCTTGGCGCAGGCATCAGAGATACGTTTTCACGCATATGGCCGGGTCGTTGA
- a CDS encoding TetR/AcrR family transcriptional regulator, whose translation MPKIGMEQIRREEVISATKRCLAKNGFSKLSVKAIAEEAGVSTGIIYHYFKNKEDLLLNVIKEAFSRSHENVMQVVEPLTSERDKLFKHLESIHAVVVDNPEFYTVLLNFLGQAPYNDEIKRIMTKFLSNLTSYAGRYLEDGVAHNQFSENKIKDLHTLLIALGMGLGIMCTLAPDTFNHEALGESYKEFVRRHVE comes from the coding sequence ATGCCCAAAATCGGAATGGAACAAATCAGGAGAGAAGAGGTGATATCCGCCACGAAGCGCTGTCTCGCGAAGAACGGATTCTCCAAGCTTTCCGTGAAGGCAATTGCTGAAGAAGCTGGGGTGAGCACCGGTATCATCTATCATTATTTCAAGAATAAGGAAGATCTCCTTCTAAATGTTATCAAAGAAGCTTTTTCTCGGTCCCACGAAAATGTCATGCAGGTAGTGGAACCGTTAACCTCTGAACGAGACAAGCTGTTCAAACACCTGGAGAGTATTCATGCGGTAGTAGTTGATAACCCTGAATTTTACACAGTTCTGCTGAATTTCCTCGGACAGGCCCCCTATAACGATGAGATCAAGAGAATCATGACGAAATTTTTGTCCAATTTGACATCTTATGCGGGCCGATATCTGGAAGACGGAGTTGCTCACAATCAGTTCTCCGAGAATAAGATCAAGGATCTGCACACTCTGCTCATAGCGTTAGGTATGGGGTTGGGCATCATGTGCACGTTGGCGCCGGATACATTTAACCACGAAGCTCTTGGTGAATCTTATAAAGAGTTCGTGCGAAGGCACGTCGAATAA
- a CDS encoding AMP-binding protein, giving the protein MSVRRFPPINEDAGFFAQSVYEEALSRYPTVADLVATKAKENGKKIWMEFQDGRAFSYEDADDLGNRLATGFYQLGVRADDHVALFALNSPLWAFSYFGILKLGAVPVTVNTGFMKQPLIYNLTASASEYLIVDSRLLDRLKAVEESLPELKHVFIIGKDNFVSENAPSHAYTFVDDLLSLEPDPAHRVPRKISDPSAMILTSGTTGPSKVVYDTNAQFITTALFLIDAGGVTSESVYYSYLPLFHIMALDMAMLLSMLANAKIVLVEKFDPAVFWEHVKKYGITHFAAVGPILEMLVKMPPSPLEKDHGPITALAYSSKEIWVIAGERFNINITGGYGSTEVGIPISAPNHIVRTKANPPGACGMVGPHVEVGVMNECGELLPTGRTGEIVVRPKMPWAIFMEYYGMPEVTTNAFRGLWFHTGDAGYFDEQGYLFFVDRLKDAIRRKGENISSYEVEQILLKYHDIAQAAVVPAKSDFGDEEVMAVIVPASDRNVSPDAIVSYAKENMPHFWVPRYIRFMDALPATATGRIEKFRLREQGVTPDTYDRRAVRNE; this is encoded by the coding sequence ATGAGTGTCCGCAGATTTCCGCCGATCAACGAAGATGCTGGATTTTTTGCACAGTCCGTGTATGAGGAAGCACTGTCGCGTTACCCTACCGTTGCAGATCTCGTCGCGACGAAAGCGAAGGAGAACGGGAAGAAGATCTGGATGGAATTCCAGGATGGAAGAGCGTTCAGCTATGAGGATGCAGACGACTTAGGTAACCGCCTGGCCACGGGATTCTATCAACTGGGAGTACGAGCGGACGATCATGTGGCCCTGTTTGCTCTGAATTCACCATTGTGGGCCTTTTCCTATTTTGGAATTCTGAAGCTTGGTGCAGTGCCTGTGACGGTGAACACCGGATTCATGAAGCAGCCCCTTATTTATAACTTAACTGCCTCCGCATCCGAGTACCTGATCGTTGATTCCAGGCTCCTGGACAGGTTGAAAGCAGTTGAAGAGTCTTTGCCCGAACTGAAGCATGTCTTCATCATAGGAAAAGATAATTTTGTTTCAGAGAATGCTCCGAGCCATGCGTATACGTTCGTGGACGATCTTCTCTCCCTTGAGCCCGATCCCGCACACAGGGTGCCACGAAAAATTTCCGATCCAAGCGCCATGATTCTTACTTCAGGCACCACAGGCCCGTCCAAAGTGGTATATGATACCAACGCTCAATTCATCACGACTGCATTGTTCTTGATCGATGCGGGTGGGGTGACGAGTGAGAGCGTATACTATTCGTATCTGCCTCTTTTTCATATCATGGCTCTCGACATGGCAATGTTGCTCTCCATGCTCGCTAACGCCAAGATAGTTCTGGTGGAGAAATTCGACCCCGCGGTTTTTTGGGAACACGTGAAAAAATACGGTATTACTCATTTTGCCGCGGTCGGTCCCATTTTGGAGATGCTGGTGAAAATGCCTCCGTCACCCCTCGAGAAAGACCACGGGCCAATTACGGCATTGGCATATTCCTCAAAAGAAATCTGGGTTATTGCCGGTGAACGGTTCAATATTAACATCACTGGCGGGTACGGCAGTACGGAAGTAGGCATCCCGATAAGTGCACCGAACCACATCGTGAGAACCAAAGCGAATCCTCCTGGAGCCTGTGGAATGGTAGGCCCTCATGTAGAAGTTGGCGTCATGAACGAATGTGGAGAACTGTTGCCTACAGGACGTACTGGAGAAATTGTGGTTCGACCCAAGATGCCTTGGGCGATTTTCATGGAGTACTATGGAATGCCGGAGGTTACGACAAATGCCTTCAGAGGACTCTGGTTTCACACGGGTGATGCAGGTTATTTTGACGAACAAGGATACTTGTTTTTCGTGGATCGGTTGAAAGATGCCATTCGAAGAAAAGGCGAAAACATATCTTCATACGAAGTTGAGCAAATTCTGTTGAAATATCATGATATTGCCCAAGCAGCGGTGGTTCCGGCCAAGTCAGACTTTGGAGACGAAGAGGTCATGGCGGTGATCGTCCCGGCATCTGACCGGAATGTCAGCCCGGACGCCATCGTGTCCTATGCAAAAGAAAACATGCCCCACTTCTGGGTTCCCAGGTACATCAGGTTCATGGACGCTCTCCCTGCGACTGCAACCGGTCGCATCGAGAAATTCAGGTTGCGAGAACAAGGCGTTACTCCCGATACGTATGATAGAAGAGCGGTTCGTAATGAATGA
- the nusG gene encoding transcription termination/antitermination protein NusG: MTRDVLLSRYPEERPLDEDLGSWWVMHIKPNCEKKIASYFLSRNISYYLPLYKRRTRVGGLKRIREVEVPLFSGYICFALDREKHVLLYDTQKFVRIIKVEDQSAFVGELDAVAKAIASGEELIVKPGLVPGKRVRILSGPLEGIEGVIKRGRTERQFALSVQMFNQSVIVTLDSSTQLELI, encoded by the coding sequence ATGACTCGAGACGTTCTGCTGTCACGTTACCCGGAGGAGAGACCCCTTGATGAAGATCTTGGCTCCTGGTGGGTGATGCACATCAAACCGAATTGTGAGAAAAAAATCGCATCGTATTTTCTGAGCAGAAACATTAGTTATTATCTCCCTCTCTACAAACGCAGGACAAGAGTTGGCGGCCTGAAACGCATCAGAGAAGTAGAGGTCCCGCTGTTCAGCGGTTACATCTGTTTCGCTCTGGATCGAGAAAAACACGTATTGCTGTACGATACGCAAAAATTCGTAAGAATTATCAAAGTGGAAGATCAGTCGGCCTTTGTGGGAGAACTGGATGCTGTGGCCAAGGCAATAGCCTCAGGAGAGGAACTCATTGTGAAACCGGGGTTGGTTCCCGGGAAGAGGGTCCGTATTTTATCAGGTCCTCTCGAGGGGATTGAAGGGGTGATCAAGAGAGGGCGAACTGAGCGACAGTTTGCTCTGTCAGTGCAAATGTTCAATCAGAGCGTGATTGTGACGCTTGATAGCTCTACTCAATTGGAGCTGATTTAG